The nucleotide sequence CGGGGGCCACCGGTGTCGTCGAGGCGCTGTCCCGGGGGGTGCCCGTCGTGGGGACCCCCCTGGGGGTGCTGCCCTCCCTGGTGGAGCACGGCCGCACCGGGTTCCTGGCCGCGGCGGAGGACGACCTGGTCGAGCACCTGCGGGACCTGGACAGCATCGACCCGCAGACCTGCCGGGACGCCGCCGAGCAGTGGACGCCGGCGGGCATGGCCCGGCGCTACCTGGACCTGTACCACCGGCTCCTGGAGGAGAACCCGACATGACGCTGCGCATCACCCTGGTCGGGGCGGGATCCGTGGCCCGGCGCCACGTCGACGTGCTGCACGGGCTCGGCGGGGCGCGCGTGGTCGGGGTGACGGACGCGCACCTGCCCGCCGCCACCGCCCTGGCCGGTGAGCTGGACGTCCCCGCGTTCGACGACCCCGCGCAGGCCCTCGACGCCGTGGCGGCCGACGCCGTCTACGTCTGCGTGCCGCCGTTCGCCCACGGGCCCGCCGAGCTCGCCGCCCTGGAGCGCGGCAAGGCGCTGTTCGTGGAGAAGCCCGTGGGACTGGGCCTGGACGTCGCCGAGCAGATCGGTGCCCGGGTCGAGGAGAGCGGGGTGGTCACGGGCACCGGCTACCACTGGCGCTGCCTCGACACCGCCGTGCTGGCCCGGGCGCTCCTCGCCGAGGCGCCCCCGCTGCTGGCCAACGGCTACTGGCTGGACAAGCGCCCGCCCGTGCCGTGGTGGGGGCGGACGGACCGCTCGGGCGGCCAGGTCGTGGAGCAGCTCACCCACGTGCTGGACACCGCGCGCTTCCTGCTGGGCGAGGCCGTCGAGGTGTACGCCGCCGGGATCCGCAGGGCCCCGGACGGGGCGCCGCAGGACTACGGCGACGTCGACGACGCCACCGCCGCGACCGTGCGCTTCCGCTCCGGGGCCGTCGCCACGCTCGCCGCGACGTCGGCGCTCGCGGTCAAGCACCGCGCCGCCCTGCACACCGTGAGCCGCGGGCTCTACCTGGAGCTCTCGGAGCAGGGCCTCACCGCCTACGGCACGCGGGACCGCTCCGAGCACACCCCCGCCGAGGACCCGAGGGTGACCGTCGACCGGGAGTTCCTCGAGGCGGTGCGCGGCGAGCGCGAGTCCACCCGCGCACCCTACGGCGAGGCGCTGCGCACCCACCGGCTCGCGTGCGCGATCGCCGACTCGGCGCGCACCGGGCGGCCCGTCGCCCTGGCGGACCCGGACCGCGTGGGACCGGACCGCGTGGGACCGGCGGGTGAGCCGTGAGAGCCCGCCGCAACCTCGTCGTCCCCGCCCGCCACCGGATCGAGATCGTGGAGGAGGAGCTGCCCGCGGTCCCGGACGGCGGCGTGCTGCTGGAGACCCTCGCCACGGGGCTGTCCGCGG is from Kocuria rosea and encodes:
- a CDS encoding Gfo/Idh/MocA family protein; the encoded protein is MTLRITLVGAGSVARRHVDVLHGLGGARVVGVTDAHLPAATALAGELDVPAFDDPAQALDAVAADAVYVCVPPFAHGPAELAALERGKALFVEKPVGLGLDVAEQIGARVEESGVVTGTGYHWRCLDTAVLARALLAEAPPLLANGYWLDKRPPVPWWGRTDRSGGQVVEQLTHVLDTARFLLGEAVEVYAAGIRRAPDGAPQDYGDVDDATAATVRFRSGAVATLAATSALAVKHRAALHTVSRGLYLELSEQGLTAYGTRDRSEHTPAEDPRVTVDREFLEAVRGERESTRAPYGEALRTHRLACAIADSARTGRPVALADPDRVGPDRVGPAGEP